The genome window GATTCGTCGGCCTCTCGTTTATGTCTCTCCGGCGCTGACTTCTTGTAGGTCTTGGCTTCAGCTGGGTGAGGGACGCTGCGAAACGGTGATTATCGAGCGGGCATAGCCGCGCCCGATTGTCGCAGCGGGGGGAGTTTACATAAGGAAATAAACAGACCGAAGCGCATTTTTACATTCTTGGCAAAAACGTCGACCAAATGACGGCATTTTACTGGCCCTGATCGGCGCCTTCCGTGGGGTCAGGGCCCTTCCGGTCAGAAGTACTTGAGGATCGCGATATCACGACGACGCTGTTTGAACCCGGCAAACCAACGTGTCGGGAAAAACAGCGCCACACCCAGCAGCACACTCCATAACCACACCATAGGCAAATCATCGAACCCGAAATAGGTACCCTGGTTGGTCCCCCAGACGGCAACTGCAATCAGGTACAGCGCCTTGAGCACGTATAGGTGCAGCAGATAAAAGAACATCGGTGCGCCGCCGTAGACCGCCAACAGCGCAATGGCTCCCCGCTCCTGGGCTTTTTCAAAGAGTGCCAGCAACATCAGCCCTATTCCCAGGGTCGGCATCAGGAACATCAACGACGGCGGGTACTTCGTCGCGCTCATGAAGCTCATGAAGGTGCGCAGCGCGTCGCCGGTCTGGACCCAGGGCTTGTCGCCGTACACATTCAGGTACCGGATGAACACGAAGGCCAGCAGCAAGCCCAAGCCCATCGTGAACAGCCGGCGCAAACGTACGGCGGGCTCGACGTCCTTGCCGAACCACGGCCCGATGGCCCATCCCAGCAGGATCACGCCGATCCACGGCAGCACCGGATACGTGGTGCGAGCGCGGGTGAACTCGGTGATATCGATGAACGCCCGCTGGTGAAGAATCGACCACGGCACGAAAAACGGAGAATCGGGCCCCAGCACCACACCGTCCAGCAGGTTGTGCCCGGCGACGATGGCCACCCCAAGGACGATCAACCAACGGCGCTTGAAGTGCAGCAACGCGGCCAGGACGATCATGCAGATGCCGATGCACCAGATCACTTGCAACCACAAGGTCTTGGGCGGGAATTCGGCGTTCCAGGCGAAACACACGAAGGTGAGCTCCAGAAACACCAGGAACAGGCCGCGCTTGAGCAGGAACAACGAGGTCTGGCCGGCGCTGTGTTTCTGGCTGTAGAGCCAGGCCGACAAACCGGTGAGGAAGATAAAGACCGGGGCACAGAGCGTACTGAGCAGACGGGTGAAATACAGATCCGGGGTCACGCTCAGCGCATCGATGGGATCGGTGACCTGACGGTGCAACAGAAACGTCTCGCGAACGTGATCCACCAGCATCAGCAGCATGACGAAACCCCGCAGGGCATCGATGGCGAGCATGCGCACATGGTTTTTGGCGGTACTGGCTGCAAGTGCAGGCGCGATGACGCCGGACGGGCTCGTCATGCTTGGGGATTGGCTCATGGCATTACTCGGATGGAAGGTTGTTGGTCCCTGTAAGGCAGGAATGAGAATTCCTGTCAAACGAAATCGGATAACATAACATAAGATCGCTTTCGCGAGCAGGCTCGCCCCCACGAGCGCTGGCAGCGGATGCGATTTTCATGACCTCCCCCCTCATGTGGGAGCGAGCTTGCTCGCGATGGCGGTGGGTCAGTTTGCGATGATGTTGGCTGTACCGGCGTCATCGCGAGCAAGCTCGCTCCCACAAGGTTGATGCGATTTCGGGGAGTACCCGAGTTTTGCGCTACCCGAGCATCTGACTCAACACCGCCCGCAACTTGCCAGGCTTGACCGGTTTGTTGAGCAGCGGTGCATCCAGCTTGCGCAAGGCCCGGCGGCACTGGTCGCTGCGGTCGGCGGTGATGATCACCGCCGGAATCGCCTGGTGGAAATGCTCACGCAGGTGCTTGACCACCTCACAGCCCACGACCCCATGATCCAGGTGGAAATCCGCCAGGATCAGCTCCGGCGCACGCCCCTGCAGCACGTCAAGGGCGCCCGCCTCGTCGGTGGCGGTCAACACCTCGCAGCCCCATTGCCCCAACAGCGCGGCCATGCTTTGCAGGATGCTCAGCTCATTGTCGATCACCAACAAGCGCCGCCCCGGCAGTGGGTTACCGGCGACCGCCTGTACCGGGGCCAGCGACACGGGCAGTGGTTTTTCACTGGACAGCGGCACCTCGATACTGAACACCGAGCCCCGTCCCGGCCGCGAACGCACCTGCACCCGATAGCCGAGGATATGGGCGATGCGTTCGACAATCGCCAACCCCAGGCCCACGCCTTTGCGATCCGCCGCCCGGCCGACGTCCAGTTGGTTGAATTCGAGGAAAATCGACTCCAGGCAATCGGCGGCGATCCCCCGCCCCGTGTCCCAGACTTCCAGGCTCAGGCGCCCTCCCCGGCGCCGGGCCGCCAGGAGAATGCCGCCTTGGTCGGTGTAGCGGCAGGCATTGCTCAGCAGGTTGCGCAAGATACGGCTGATCAATCGCAGGTCGGTCAACACCGCTTCGTCGCCAAACCGCACTCGCAGCTCCAACCCGGCGGCACCGGCCACTGATTGAAACTCCGACACCAGTGGCCCCAGCAACTCATCCAGCCGATACGGCGCCAGGTCAGGCTTGACGGCGGCCTGATCCAGCCGGGAAATGTCCAGCAGGTCGGTGAGCAGGTCTTCGGCGCCTTCGAGCGCCTGGTGGGTGCGTTCGACCAACACGTGCTCGGCGGCAGGCAGTTCGCGTTCACGCAGCGTGGCGATCAACAGGCGGGCCGCGTTCAGTGGCTGCAACAGATCATGGCTGGCGGCGGCCAGGTATTTGTCCTTGCTGCGGTTGGCGGCCTGGGCGACGTCCCGGGCATCGCGCAATTGCTGTTCTACCCGTTCGCGCTGGGCAATCTGCTGCTGCAGGTTGTGGTTGGCTTCCAACAGCGCATCGGTGCGCTCGGCCACCCGCTGCTCCAGTTGGTCGTTGAGCTGTTGCAGGTGTCGCCGGGCCTGTTCCAGCTCGTCGAGGCGCGCCGTCAGTTCCGGATAGTGACTCTTGCGCGTCGAGTGATTGCCCAGCCCCAGCAGCCCGGCCAGGGCTTTTTGCTGCTCGTCAGAGGGCTTCGCCATAGACGACCTCGACATCCCGCTGGCTCGACTCCCGAGGATTGGTGAGGATGCATGGGTCATGCATCGCATGTTGCGACAGGAACGGGATGTCCGAGGTGCTCACGCCGTGCAGGCCCAGGGTTTCGTGGAAACCGATGGTGTGCTTGAGGGCAATCAGGTGCTCCACCAGCCGGGTGCGGATCTCCCGGTG of Pseudomonas fluorescens contains these proteins:
- a CDS encoding DUF1624 domain-containing protein, which codes for MSQSPSMTSPSGVIAPALAASTAKNHVRMLAIDALRGFVMLLMLVDHVRETFLLHRQVTDPIDALSVTPDLYFTRLLSTLCAPVFIFLTGLSAWLYSQKHSAGQTSLFLLKRGLFLVFLELTFVCFAWNAEFPPKTLWLQVIWCIGICMIVLAALLHFKRRWLIVLGVAIVAGHNLLDGVVLGPDSPFFVPWSILHQRAFIDITEFTRARTTYPVLPWIGVILLGWAIGPWFGKDVEPAVRLRRLFTMGLGLLLAFVFIRYLNVYGDKPWVQTGDALRTFMSFMSATKYPPSLMFLMPTLGIGLMLLALFEKAQERGAIALLAVYGGAPMFFYLLHLYVLKALYLIAVAVWGTNQGTYFGFDDLPMVWLWSVLLGVALFFPTRWFAGFKQRRRDIAILKYF
- a CDS encoding hybrid sensor histidine kinase/response regulator → MAKPSDEQQKALAGLLGLGNHSTRKSHYPELTARLDELEQARRHLQQLNDQLEQRVAERTDALLEANHNLQQQIAQRERVEQQLRDARDVAQAANRSKDKYLAAASHDLLQPLNAARLLIATLRERELPAAEHVLVERTHQALEGAEDLLTDLLDISRLDQAAVKPDLAPYRLDELLGPLVSEFQSVAGAAGLELRVRFGDEAVLTDLRLISRILRNLLSNACRYTDQGGILLAARRRGGRLSLEVWDTGRGIAADCLESIFLEFNQLDVGRAADRKGVGLGLAIVERIAHILGYRVQVRSRPGRGSVFSIEVPLSSEKPLPVSLAPVQAVAGNPLPGRRLLVIDNELSILQSMAALLGQWGCEVLTATDEAGALDVLQGRAPELILADFHLDHGVVGCEVVKHLREHFHQAIPAVIITADRSDQCRRALRKLDAPLLNKPVKPGKLRAVLSQMLG